One region of Gigantopelta aegis isolate Gae_Host chromosome 7, Gae_host_genome, whole genome shotgun sequence genomic DNA includes:
- the LOC121377711 gene encoding nmrA-like family domain-containing protein 1: protein MGSGTSGSRKKDVKLVRPVSVVVFGATGMIGGSVARTLSNSQKFKVTVVTRNPSNSLIRRLEKDGAEIRTADLNDPKSLVRVVHGADAMFLVTHYWEHLSKRSETQQGMNAVYAAIKCNIKHLVFYGAESCVCATGQRCGYMDAKAAIEEYIKGTGLPYTILRASFFYENFLSIFKPHNIGDNVFVIG, encoded by the exons ATGGGTTCTGGCACCAGCGGCTCTCGCAAGAAAGATGTCAAATTGGTTCGCCCGGTGTCGGTGGTGGTGTTCGGCGCGACTGGCATGATCGGAGGATCGGTCGCGCGCACGCTCAGTAACAGTCAGAAGTTCAAGGTGACAGTAGTGACGCGAAACCCGAGCAACAGTCTGATTCGCCGTCTGGAGAAAGATG GGGCGGAGATACGAACAGCCGACCTCAATGACCCGAAGAGTCTGGTGCGCGTGGTGCATGGAGCAGACGCCATGTTCCTCGTCACACACTACTGGGAACACCTGAGCAAGCGCAGTGAGACGCAACAG GGTATGAACGCGGTGTACGCGGCGATAAAGTGCAACATCAAACACTTGGTGTTCTATGGTGCCGAGTCGTGTGTCTGCGCCACGGGCCAGAGGTGTGGATACATGGACGCCAAGGCCGCCATTGAGGagtacattaaagggacag GTTTACCGTACACGATCCTTAGAGCGTCATTTTTCTATGAAAATTTTCTGAGCATCTTCAAGCCTCACAATATTGGAGACAATGTATTTGTCATAGGTTAG